A single region of the Felis catus isolate Fca126 chromosome F2, F.catus_Fca126_mat1.0, whole genome shotgun sequence genome encodes:
- the LRRC24 gene encoding leucine-rich repeat-containing protein 24 isoform X4, producing the protein MRVRGRGAPRPRGARRCPRCCRGFEREEGRGRGPFYFPPSPTPQHLGPGASFGSALAYWGRPRRRGWRRRGSSTRARAASAPPPPCTARWAWAPRAQRGSRAAGASGGTSHPGWTIRRPVRRLQLRGPRRVPREMAPGAPTLLLLWLLWFPGFPPRAAGCPAACRCYSATVECGALRLRVVPPGIPPGTQRLQELHLQENSIELLEDQALAGLSSLALLDLSRNQLGTISREALQPLASLQVLRLTENPWRCDCALHWLGAWIKEGGQRLLSSRDKNIMCAEPPRLALQSLLDISGSSLICIPPSVHVEPLEVTANLGEDLRVACQASGYPQPLVTWRKVAQPREGQPRAQIQPEGGAPRPGGPGASDTGSGMLFLTNITLAHAGKYECEASNAGGAARVPFQLLVNLSQQQQLQLAPPPPPAAGPVSHEPLQEAGSMAFRALGLATQTAIAGAIALLTLTALLLATMICRRRRKRKKAPGLPGEGALFVNDYSDGPCTFAQLEELRDERGHEMFVIDRSKPLFAEGPTEAADGAATGPAQGLPLQPPAAYEIHC; encoded by the exons ATGCGCGTGCGCGGCAGAGGTGCACCGCGGCCCCGTGGTGCTCGGCGCTGTCCGAGGTGCTGCCGCGGCTTCGAACGCGAGGAGGGGCGGGGTCGCGGGCCCTTCtacttccccccctcccccaccccccaacacctcGGGCCTGGGGCGTCCTTTGGTTCGGCCCTCGCCTACTGGGGCAGGCCCCGGCGGCGCGGCTGGAGGCGCAGGGGCTCCAGTACGCGTGCGCGAGCGGcgtccgcccctcccccgccctgcaCTGCTCGGTGGGCCTGGGCGCCTCGGGCTCAGCGGGGGAGCCGCGCCGCGGGAGCGTCAG GAGGCACATCACATCCAGGGTGGACTATAAGGAGGCCCGTCAGGAGGTTGCAGCTTCGTGGTCCGCGGCGGGTCCCGCGGGAGATGGCCCCGGGGGCGCCCACATtgctgctgctgtggctgctgtgGTTCCCTGGCTTCCCGCCCCGCGCTGCCGGCTGCCCAGCCGCCTGCCGCTGCTACAGCGCCACGGTGGAGTGCGGCGCCCTGCGGCTTCGCGTCGTCCCGCCCGGAATCCCACCCGGGACGCAG CGACTGCAGGAGCTGCACCTGCAGGAAAACAGCATTGAGCTGCTGGAGGACCAGGCCCTGGCTGGGCTTTCCTCACTAGCACTGCTGGACCTCAGCAGGAACCAACTGGGCACCATCAGTCGTGAGGCCCTACAGCCCCTGGCCAGCCTGCAGGTCCTGCGCCTCACAG AGAACCCATGGCGCTGTGACTGTGCCCTGCACTGGCTGGGAGCATGGATCAAGGAAGGGGGCCAGCGGCTGCTCAGCTCCAGGGACAAGAACATCATGTGTGCAGAGCCCCCGCGCCTGGCACTTCAAAGTCTCCTGGACATATCTGGCAGTAGCCTCATCTGCATCCCGCCCTCTGTACACGTGGAGCCGCTGGAGGTGACGGCCAACCTGGGTGAGGACCTGCGCGTTGCCTGCCAGGCTTCCGGCTACCCGCAGCCCCTGGTGACCTGGAGAAAGGTGGCCCAGCCTCGTGAAGGGCAGCCACGGGCCCAGATCCAGCCAGAAGGCGGGGCACCGCGCCCAGGCGGGCCCGGCGCCTCTGACACGGGCAGCGGCATGCTCTTCCTCACCAACATCACCCTGGCCCACGCTGGAAAGTACGAGTGCGAGGCCTCCAACGCCGGCGGCGCCGCCCGCGTGCCCTTCCAGCTCCTGGTCAACCTgtcccagcagcagcagctgcagctGGCGCCCCCGCCGCCTCCGGCCGCCGGCCCCGTCAGCCACGAGCCCCTGCAAGAGGCCGGCAGCATGGCCTTCCGCGCCCTGGGCCTGGCCACCCAGACGGCCATCGCGGGCGCCATCGCGCTCCTTACGCTCACGGCGCTGCTGCTGGCGACCATGATCTGCCGCCGGCGGCGCAAGAGAAAAAAGGCGCCGGGACTGCCGGGGGAGGGCGCGCTGTTCGTCAACGACTATTCGGACGGGCCCTGCACCTTCGCGCAGCTCGAGGAGCTCCGCGACGAGCGAGGCCACGAGATGTTCGTCATCGACCGTTCCAAGCCACTCTTCGCCGAGGGCCCGACGGAGGCTGCCGATGGCGCAGCAACCGGGCCGGCGCAGGGCCTCCCGCTGCAGCCGCCGGCAGCCTACGAGATCCACTGCTGA
- the LRRC24 gene encoding leucine-rich repeat-containing protein 24 isoform X2 — protein MRVRGRGAPRPRGARRCPRCCRGFEREEGRGRGPFYFPPSPTPQHLGPGASFGSALAYWGRPRRRGWRRRGSSTRARAASAPPPPCTARWAWAPRAQRGSRAAGASGGTSHPGWTIRRPVRRLQLRGPRRVPREMAPGAPTLLLLWLLWFPGFPPRAAGCPAACRCYSATVECGALRLRVVPPGIPPGTQTLFLQDNSIARLEPGVLAPLAALRRLYLHNNSLRALEPGVFRAQSRLLELALTGNRLRGLRVGAFAGLAQLRALYLAGNQLVQLLDFTFLHLPELHLQENSIELLEDQALAGLSSLALLDLSRNQLGTISREALQPLASLQVLRLTENPWRCDCALHWLGAWIKEGGQRLLSSRDKNIMCAEPPRLALQSLLDISGSSLICIPPSVHVEPLEVTANLGEDLRVACQASGYPQPLVTWRKVAQPREGQPRAQIQPEGGAPRPGGPGASDTGSGMLFLTNITLAHAGKYECEASNAGGAARVPFQLLVNLSQQQQLQLAPPPPPAAGPVSHEPLQEAGSMAFRALGLATQTAIAGAIALLTLTALLLATMICRRRRKRKKAPGLPGEGALFVNDYSDGPCTFAQLEELRDERGHEMFVIDRSKPLFAEGPTEAADGAATGPAQGLPLQPPAAYEIHC, from the exons ATGCGCGTGCGCGGCAGAGGTGCACCGCGGCCCCGTGGTGCTCGGCGCTGTCCGAGGTGCTGCCGCGGCTTCGAACGCGAGGAGGGGCGGGGTCGCGGGCCCTTCtacttccccccctcccccaccccccaacacctcGGGCCTGGGGCGTCCTTTGGTTCGGCCCTCGCCTACTGGGGCAGGCCCCGGCGGCGCGGCTGGAGGCGCAGGGGCTCCAGTACGCGTGCGCGAGCGGcgtccgcccctcccccgccctgcaCTGCTCGGTGGGCCTGGGCGCCTCGGGCTCAGCGGGGGAGCCGCGCCGCGGGAGCGTCAG GAGGCACATCACATCCAGGGTGGACTATAAGGAGGCCCGTCAGGAGGTTGCAGCTTCGTGGTCCGCGGCGGGTCCCGCGGGAGATGGCCCCGGGGGCGCCCACATtgctgctgctgtggctgctgtgGTTCCCTGGCTTCCCGCCCCGCGCTGCCGGCTGCCCAGCCGCCTGCCGCTGCTACAGCGCCACGGTGGAGTGCGGCGCCCTGCGGCTTCGCGTCGTCCCGCCCGGAATCCCACCCGGGACGCAG ACGCTGTTCCTGCAGGACAACAGCATCGCGCGCCTGGAACCGGGCGTACTGGCGCCTCTCGCCGCCCTGCGCCGTCTCTACCTGCACAATAACAGCCTGCGCGCCCTGGAGCCAGGCGTCTTCCGCGCGCAGTCACGCCTGCTAGAGCTAGCGCTCACCGGCAACCGGCTACGCGGCTTGCGAGTTGGCGCTTTCGCGGGCCTGGCCCAGCTGCGTGCACTCTACCTGGCTGGTAACCAGCTAGTGCAGCTGCTGGATTTCACCTTCCTGCACCTACCG GAGCTGCACCTGCAGGAAAACAGCATTGAGCTGCTGGAGGACCAGGCCCTGGCTGGGCTTTCCTCACTAGCACTGCTGGACCTCAGCAGGAACCAACTGGGCACCATCAGTCGTGAGGCCCTACAGCCCCTGGCCAGCCTGCAGGTCCTGCGCCTCACAG AGAACCCATGGCGCTGTGACTGTGCCCTGCACTGGCTGGGAGCATGGATCAAGGAAGGGGGCCAGCGGCTGCTCAGCTCCAGGGACAAGAACATCATGTGTGCAGAGCCCCCGCGCCTGGCACTTCAAAGTCTCCTGGACATATCTGGCAGTAGCCTCATCTGCATCCCGCCCTCTGTACACGTGGAGCCGCTGGAGGTGACGGCCAACCTGGGTGAGGACCTGCGCGTTGCCTGCCAGGCTTCCGGCTACCCGCAGCCCCTGGTGACCTGGAGAAAGGTGGCCCAGCCTCGTGAAGGGCAGCCACGGGCCCAGATCCAGCCAGAAGGCGGGGCACCGCGCCCAGGCGGGCCCGGCGCCTCTGACACGGGCAGCGGCATGCTCTTCCTCACCAACATCACCCTGGCCCACGCTGGAAAGTACGAGTGCGAGGCCTCCAACGCCGGCGGCGCCGCCCGCGTGCCCTTCCAGCTCCTGGTCAACCTgtcccagcagcagcagctgcagctGGCGCCCCCGCCGCCTCCGGCCGCCGGCCCCGTCAGCCACGAGCCCCTGCAAGAGGCCGGCAGCATGGCCTTCCGCGCCCTGGGCCTGGCCACCCAGACGGCCATCGCGGGCGCCATCGCGCTCCTTACGCTCACGGCGCTGCTGCTGGCGACCATGATCTGCCGCCGGCGGCGCAAGAGAAAAAAGGCGCCGGGACTGCCGGGGGAGGGCGCGCTGTTCGTCAACGACTATTCGGACGGGCCCTGCACCTTCGCGCAGCTCGAGGAGCTCCGCGACGAGCGAGGCCACGAGATGTTCGTCATCGACCGTTCCAAGCCACTCTTCGCCGAGGGCCCGACGGAGGCTGCCGATGGCGCAGCAACCGGGCCGGCGCAGGGCCTCCCGCTGCAGCCGCCGGCAGCCTACGAGATCCACTGCTGA
- the LRRC24 gene encoding leucine-rich repeat-containing protein 24 isoform X1, giving the protein MRVRGRGAPRPRGARRCPRCCRGFEREEGRGRGPFYFPPSPTPQHLGPGASFGSALAYWGRPRRRGWRRRGSSTRARAASAPPPPCTARWAWAPRAQRGSRAAGASGGTSHPGWTIRRPVRRLQLRGPRRVPREMAPGAPTLLLLWLLWFPGFPPRAAGCPAACRCYSATVECGALRLRVVPPGIPPGTQTLFLQDNSIARLEPGVLAPLAALRRLYLHNNSLRALEPGVFRAQSRLLELALTGNRLRGLRVGAFAGLAQLRALYLAGNQLVQLLDFTFLHLPRLQELHLQENSIELLEDQALAGLSSLALLDLSRNQLGTISREALQPLASLQVLRLTENPWRCDCALHWLGAWIKEGGQRLLSSRDKNIMCAEPPRLALQSLLDISGSSLICIPPSVHVEPLEVTANLGEDLRVACQASGYPQPLVTWRKVAQPREGQPRAQIQPEGGAPRPGGPGASDTGSGMLFLTNITLAHAGKYECEASNAGGAARVPFQLLVNLSQQQQLQLAPPPPPAAGPVSHEPLQEAGSMAFRALGLATQTAIAGAIALLTLTALLLATMICRRRRKRKKAPGLPGEGALFVNDYSDGPCTFAQLEELRDERGHEMFVIDRSKPLFAEGPTEAADGAATGPAQGLPLQPPAAYEIHC; this is encoded by the exons ATGCGCGTGCGCGGCAGAGGTGCACCGCGGCCCCGTGGTGCTCGGCGCTGTCCGAGGTGCTGCCGCGGCTTCGAACGCGAGGAGGGGCGGGGTCGCGGGCCCTTCtacttccccccctcccccaccccccaacacctcGGGCCTGGGGCGTCCTTTGGTTCGGCCCTCGCCTACTGGGGCAGGCCCCGGCGGCGCGGCTGGAGGCGCAGGGGCTCCAGTACGCGTGCGCGAGCGGcgtccgcccctcccccgccctgcaCTGCTCGGTGGGCCTGGGCGCCTCGGGCTCAGCGGGGGAGCCGCGCCGCGGGAGCGTCAG GAGGCACATCACATCCAGGGTGGACTATAAGGAGGCCCGTCAGGAGGTTGCAGCTTCGTGGTCCGCGGCGGGTCCCGCGGGAGATGGCCCCGGGGGCGCCCACATtgctgctgctgtggctgctgtgGTTCCCTGGCTTCCCGCCCCGCGCTGCCGGCTGCCCAGCCGCCTGCCGCTGCTACAGCGCCACGGTGGAGTGCGGCGCCCTGCGGCTTCGCGTCGTCCCGCCCGGAATCCCACCCGGGACGCAG ACGCTGTTCCTGCAGGACAACAGCATCGCGCGCCTGGAACCGGGCGTACTGGCGCCTCTCGCCGCCCTGCGCCGTCTCTACCTGCACAATAACAGCCTGCGCGCCCTGGAGCCAGGCGTCTTCCGCGCGCAGTCACGCCTGCTAGAGCTAGCGCTCACCGGCAACCGGCTACGCGGCTTGCGAGTTGGCGCTTTCGCGGGCCTGGCCCAGCTGCGTGCACTCTACCTGGCTGGTAACCAGCTAGTGCAGCTGCTGGATTTCACCTTCCTGCACCTACCG CGACTGCAGGAGCTGCACCTGCAGGAAAACAGCATTGAGCTGCTGGAGGACCAGGCCCTGGCTGGGCTTTCCTCACTAGCACTGCTGGACCTCAGCAGGAACCAACTGGGCACCATCAGTCGTGAGGCCCTACAGCCCCTGGCCAGCCTGCAGGTCCTGCGCCTCACAG AGAACCCATGGCGCTGTGACTGTGCCCTGCACTGGCTGGGAGCATGGATCAAGGAAGGGGGCCAGCGGCTGCTCAGCTCCAGGGACAAGAACATCATGTGTGCAGAGCCCCCGCGCCTGGCACTTCAAAGTCTCCTGGACATATCTGGCAGTAGCCTCATCTGCATCCCGCCCTCTGTACACGTGGAGCCGCTGGAGGTGACGGCCAACCTGGGTGAGGACCTGCGCGTTGCCTGCCAGGCTTCCGGCTACCCGCAGCCCCTGGTGACCTGGAGAAAGGTGGCCCAGCCTCGTGAAGGGCAGCCACGGGCCCAGATCCAGCCAGAAGGCGGGGCACCGCGCCCAGGCGGGCCCGGCGCCTCTGACACGGGCAGCGGCATGCTCTTCCTCACCAACATCACCCTGGCCCACGCTGGAAAGTACGAGTGCGAGGCCTCCAACGCCGGCGGCGCCGCCCGCGTGCCCTTCCAGCTCCTGGTCAACCTgtcccagcagcagcagctgcagctGGCGCCCCCGCCGCCTCCGGCCGCCGGCCCCGTCAGCCACGAGCCCCTGCAAGAGGCCGGCAGCATGGCCTTCCGCGCCCTGGGCCTGGCCACCCAGACGGCCATCGCGGGCGCCATCGCGCTCCTTACGCTCACGGCGCTGCTGCTGGCGACCATGATCTGCCGCCGGCGGCGCAAGAGAAAAAAGGCGCCGGGACTGCCGGGGGAGGGCGCGCTGTTCGTCAACGACTATTCGGACGGGCCCTGCACCTTCGCGCAGCTCGAGGAGCTCCGCGACGAGCGAGGCCACGAGATGTTCGTCATCGACCGTTCCAAGCCACTCTTCGCCGAGGGCCCGACGGAGGCTGCCGATGGCGCAGCAACCGGGCCGGCGCAGGGCCTCCCGCTGCAGCCGCCGGCAGCCTACGAGATCCACTGCTGA
- the LRRC24 gene encoding leucine-rich repeat-containing protein 24 isoform X3, with product MFFAGSQVLGAGLPTCVSGGTSHPGWTIRRPVRRLQLRGPRRVPREMAPGAPTLLLLWLLWFPGFPPRAAGCPAACRCYSATVECGALRLRVVPPGIPPGTQTLFLQDNSIARLEPGVLAPLAALRRLYLHNNSLRALEPGVFRAQSRLLELALTGNRLRGLRVGAFAGLAQLRALYLAGNQLVQLLDFTFLHLPRLQELHLQENSIELLEDQALAGLSSLALLDLSRNQLGTISREALQPLASLQVLRLTENPWRCDCALHWLGAWIKEGGQRLLSSRDKNIMCAEPPRLALQSLLDISGSSLICIPPSVHVEPLEVTANLGEDLRVACQASGYPQPLVTWRKVAQPREGQPRAQIQPEGGAPRPGGPGASDTGSGMLFLTNITLAHAGKYECEASNAGGAARVPFQLLVNLSQQQQLQLAPPPPPAAGPVSHEPLQEAGSMAFRALGLATQTAIAGAIALLTLTALLLATMICRRRRKRKKAPGLPGEGALFVNDYSDGPCTFAQLEELRDERGHEMFVIDRSKPLFAEGPTEAADGAATGPAQGLPLQPPAAYEIHC from the exons ATGTTCTTCGCTGGCTCTCAAGTGTTAGGGGCAGGCCTGCCAACCTGTGTTTCAGGAGGCACATCACATCCAGGGTGGACTATAAGGAGGCCCGTCAGGAGGTTGCAGCTTCGTGGTCCGCGGCGGGTCCCGCGGGAGATGGCCCCGGGGGCGCCCACATtgctgctgctgtggctgctgtgGTTCCCTGGCTTCCCGCCCCGCGCTGCCGGCTGCCCAGCCGCCTGCCGCTGCTACAGCGCCACGGTGGAGTGCGGCGCCCTGCGGCTTCGCGTCGTCCCGCCCGGAATCCCACCCGGGACGCAG ACGCTGTTCCTGCAGGACAACAGCATCGCGCGCCTGGAACCGGGCGTACTGGCGCCTCTCGCCGCCCTGCGCCGTCTCTACCTGCACAATAACAGCCTGCGCGCCCTGGAGCCAGGCGTCTTCCGCGCGCAGTCACGCCTGCTAGAGCTAGCGCTCACCGGCAACCGGCTACGCGGCTTGCGAGTTGGCGCTTTCGCGGGCCTGGCCCAGCTGCGTGCACTCTACCTGGCTGGTAACCAGCTAGTGCAGCTGCTGGATTTCACCTTCCTGCACCTACCG CGACTGCAGGAGCTGCACCTGCAGGAAAACAGCATTGAGCTGCTGGAGGACCAGGCCCTGGCTGGGCTTTCCTCACTAGCACTGCTGGACCTCAGCAGGAACCAACTGGGCACCATCAGTCGTGAGGCCCTACAGCCCCTGGCCAGCCTGCAGGTCCTGCGCCTCACAG AGAACCCATGGCGCTGTGACTGTGCCCTGCACTGGCTGGGAGCATGGATCAAGGAAGGGGGCCAGCGGCTGCTCAGCTCCAGGGACAAGAACATCATGTGTGCAGAGCCCCCGCGCCTGGCACTTCAAAGTCTCCTGGACATATCTGGCAGTAGCCTCATCTGCATCCCGCCCTCTGTACACGTGGAGCCGCTGGAGGTGACGGCCAACCTGGGTGAGGACCTGCGCGTTGCCTGCCAGGCTTCCGGCTACCCGCAGCCCCTGGTGACCTGGAGAAAGGTGGCCCAGCCTCGTGAAGGGCAGCCACGGGCCCAGATCCAGCCAGAAGGCGGGGCACCGCGCCCAGGCGGGCCCGGCGCCTCTGACACGGGCAGCGGCATGCTCTTCCTCACCAACATCACCCTGGCCCACGCTGGAAAGTACGAGTGCGAGGCCTCCAACGCCGGCGGCGCCGCCCGCGTGCCCTTCCAGCTCCTGGTCAACCTgtcccagcagcagcagctgcagctGGCGCCCCCGCCGCCTCCGGCCGCCGGCCCCGTCAGCCACGAGCCCCTGCAAGAGGCCGGCAGCATGGCCTTCCGCGCCCTGGGCCTGGCCACCCAGACGGCCATCGCGGGCGCCATCGCGCTCCTTACGCTCACGGCGCTGCTGCTGGCGACCATGATCTGCCGCCGGCGGCGCAAGAGAAAAAAGGCGCCGGGACTGCCGGGGGAGGGCGCGCTGTTCGTCAACGACTATTCGGACGGGCCCTGCACCTTCGCGCAGCTCGAGGAGCTCCGCGACGAGCGAGGCCACGAGATGTTCGTCATCGACCGTTCCAAGCCACTCTTCGCCGAGGGCCCGACGGAGGCTGCCGATGGCGCAGCAACCGGGCCGGCGCAGGGCCTCCCGCTGCAGCCGCCGGCAGCCTACGAGATCCACTGCTGA
- the CF2H8orf82 gene encoding UPF0598 protein C8orf82 homolog — protein sequence MWRACRALRPCAVVLARSPGTRACGGGGGVSYTQGQTPEPQTREYFYYVDHQGQLFLDDSKMKNFITCFKDPQFLVTFFSRLRPNHSGRYEASFPFLSPCGRERNFLRCEDRPVVFTHLLASGSGPPRLSYCGGGEALAVPFEPARLLPLAANGRLYHPAPERAGGVGLVRSALAFELSACFEYPPGAPALPSHVRWQGRRLALTMDLAPLLLAASRP from the exons ATGTGGAGGGCATGCAGGGCGCTGCGGCCCTGCGCCGTGGTCTTGGCGCGGTCCCCGGGGACCCGGGcctgcggcgggggcgggggcgtcTCCTACACGCAGGGCCAGACCCCAGAGCCCCAGACGCGAGAGTATTTTTATTATGTGGATCATCAGGGCCAG CTTTTCCTGGATGACTCCAAAATGAAGAACTTCATCACCTGCTTCAAAG ACCCACAGTTCCTGGTCACCTTCTTCTCCCGCCTGAGACCCAACCACAGCGGTCGCTACGAggcctctttccccttcctctcgcCCTGCGGCAGAGAGCGCAATTTCCTGCGCTGCGAAGACCGGCCGGTGGTCTTCACGCACCTGCTGGCCTCGGGCTCCGGGCCCCCGCGTCTCTCCTATTGCGGCGGCGGTGAGGCCCTGGCCGTGCCCTTCGAGCCGGCGCGTCTGCTGCCTCTGGCCGCCAACGGCCGCCTCTACCACCCCGCGCCAGAGCGAGCGGGCGGCGTGGGTCTGGTGCGCTCCGCCCTAGCCTTCGAGCTTAGCGCCTGCTTCGAGTACCCGCCCGGCGCGCCCGCGCTGCCCTCACACGTGCGCTGGCAAGGCCGCCGCCTCGCCCTCACCATGGACCTGGCCCCGCTGCTGCTCGCCGCCTCGCGGCCCTGA